The DNA segment GAAAGGGTTTTCAAAATCTTTACCCATCATGATCATACCACCACGCGGACCACGTAAAGTTTTATGTGTGGTTGTGGTTACGATATGACAGTGTGGAAGTGGATTTTGTAACAATCCACGGGCAATTAAGCCTGCAGGATGAGAGATATCTGCCATTACCAATGCGCCGATTTTATCTGCTACACTACGTACAAAAGCATAATCCCATTCCCTTGAATAAGCTGAAGCACCAACAATGATCAGTTTAGGACGCTCAGCCAAAGCAACTTCTTCCAGTTTGGCATAGTCTATTCTTCCATCTTCTTTCTTTACACCATAAAATAACGGATGATACAATTTTCCTGAAAAGTTAACCGGTGAACCATGTGTAAGGTGTCCGCCATGAGAGAGGTCAAAACCAAGGATCTTATCGCCTGGCTGGATCACTGCCAGCATTACTGCAGCATTTGCCTGCGCACCTGAATGCGGTTGTACGTTAACCCACTCTGCACCAAAAAGTTTTTTAGCACGCTCAATTGCAATGCTCTCTACCTGATCAACCACCTGGCATCCACCATAATACCTTTTACCCGGAAGGCCTTCGGCATATTTATTAGTTAAACAAGAACCTGCGGCTTCCATTACCTGTTTGCTTACAAAGTTTTCAGATGCAATCAGTTCAAGACCATTTTCCTGACGGTCCAATTCCCTGTCAATCAAATCAAAAATTAAAGTATCTCTAGTCATTTATCGAATTATTATTTTGTAAAATTAACGATTTTCCTTCTTAGTTTGATAACAAAATAGCTTACTTTGTACTTTCTATTCTATAAAAGCCTGCATGGAAGATATTAACGGCCTGTTTTTACCCAACATAAATTATCCTGCTGATTTAAAGCAGTATAAAGAACAAGATCTGGAACAAATTGCTCAGGAATTACGTCAGTACATCATTGACGTGGTGAGCGTAAACGGCGGACATTTTGCCGCCAGTTTAGGTGTTGTGGAATTAACGGTCGCTTTACACTATGTATTGAACACACCTTACGACAAGCTGGTCTGGGATGTTGGGCACCAGGCATATGGGCACAAAATACTAACCGGAAGAAAAGACGTATTTCATACCAACCGTATTTTGAATGGCATCAGTGGCTTTCCAAAGATCAGCGAAAGTGAATACGATACTTTCGGCGTAGGCCACTCCTCCACTTCCATTTCTGCTGCTTTAGGTATGGCTGTAGCTTCACACTATAAGGGAGAAACAGACCGCCAGCACGTAGCTGTAATTGGCGATGGGGCAATGACCGCAGGTCTTGCTTTCGAAGGCTTAAACCATGCGGGCATCGAAAATTCGAACCTGCTGGTAATTTTGAATGACAACTGCATGTCGATAGACCCTAATGTTGGCGCTTTAAAAGAATATTTAACAAACATTACAACGTCCAAATCATATAACCGCTTTCGCGAGGACATCTCGCAGGTATTGTTCAAACTTTCTGAACTGGGGCCAAATGCACATAAGTTTGTAAAGAAAATAGAGAAGAGCATTAAAGGTACATTGCTGAAACAGAGCAATATGTTTGAGGCACTGAACTTCAGGTATTTTGGTCCGGTTGACGGGCATGATGTACAACGGTTGGTACAGGTGATCAGAGATTTAAAAGACATTCCCGGCCCTAAGCTTCTACACTGTGTTACTTTGAAAGGCAAAGGTTTTGCCCTGGCCGAAAAAGACCAGACCAAATGGCATGCACCAGGTTTATTTGACAAGATCACCGGTGAGATCAAAAAATCTGTATCTGATAAACCCCAGCCTCCAAAGTATCAGGATGTTTTTGGGCATACCCTTGTTGAACTAGCGGAAGCCAATAAAAAAATAGTAGGGATTACCCCTGCCATGCCCTCCGGCTCATCAATGAACATCATGATGAAGGCAATGCCGAACCGTGCTTTTGATGTGGGTATTGCGGAACAGCATGCGGTTACGTTTTCGGCAGGACTGGCAACACAAGGGCTTGTACCGTTTTGTAACATCTATTCGAGCTTTATGCAGCGGGCTTACGACCAGGTGATCCATGATGTAGCCATACAGAATTTAAATGTAATATTTTGCCTCGACCGTGCGGGCCTGGCCGGAGCAGACGGTGCCACACACCATGGGGCTTATGACTTGGCCTATATGCGCTGTATCCCTAACATGACTGTTGCAGCCCCCATGAACGAAGAAGAATTGCGCAACCTGATGTTTACAGCGCAGCAGGAAAATGCTGGCCCTTTTTCTATCCGTTACCCCAGGGGAAATGGTGTAATGCCCGACTGGAAAAGGCCATTTAAAGCCCTTGAAATTGGTAAAGGCAGGAAAATATGTGATGGCGAGCAAGTTGCGATACTGACCATTGGGCATGTAGGAAATTTTGCTGTGGCAGCTTGCAAAGAACTGAACAGTGAAGGCATACATCCTGCCCATTATGATATGCGCTTTGTGAAGCCCATTGATGAGGCTCTGCTGCACGATGTATTTAAACGTTACAAAAACATTGTTACAGTTGAAGATGGTTGTTTACAAGGTGGAATGGGTACTGCGGTACTTGAATTCATGGCCGACCATCAATACAGCGCACAGGTAATCAGACTGGGCATACCTGACGAGTTTATTGAACATGGAGAGCAGGCTGAGCTATGGGCACTTTGTGGTTATGACACCCATTCGATCATCAGCACAATAAAAAAAATTGCAGTAGGCAGAACAACTGAAACAATGGCCTCTTAGTAGCCTGCAGGCTTTTAAACAATTTCGACTCCCGCAGCTGCATACCTAAGCAGTTCCGGATGCCCGGGATCTGTATCAGTGATGATCGTATCAATTGCCCTTATCGGGCAAATACCGTAATTTTCTGCACGGCCAATCTTTTCTAAAGTCGACAAGGCAATGACATGCTTGGCATTTTCAACCATCGTCTTCTTCACCTGCGCATCTTCATAATCTTTTCCCGTTACCCCCTCATCAATATCAATACTGCAGATCCCCAGGAAACATACGTCCGGACGGATATCATTAAGGACACGGATCACTTCATGCCCTGAAGTTGAAAAGGCTGTTTTGTTTAAACGTCCGCCAATAAAAATCACCTCAGCATTCGGATGGTCTTCCAGCACTGAAGCCACCGGGAAACTATTTGTAATCACAGTAATCCGACGCGCTCTAGGTAAATGGCTGGCTACAGCCAATGCAGATGTGCCCGAATCAAATAGCACCACCTGATCGTCTTTAATGAACTGCAAGGCCTTTTCGGCAATAATCTCTTTATGGCTAACATCATAATGCTCCCTGTCCCGGAAATGCAGTGGAATCGGAGAATTAGA comes from the Pedobacter heparinus DSM 2366 genome and includes:
- a CDS encoding DeoR/GlpR family DNA-binding transcription regulator, with the protein product MIKAERLQLIISQVSKDQKVLLGNLSTLLNVSEDTIRRDIKELSDQGLLKAVRGGAISNSPIPLHFRDREHYDVSHKEIIAEKALQFIKDDQVVLFDSGTSALAVASHLPRARRITVITNSFPVASVLEDHPNAEVIFIGGRLNKTAFSTSGHEVIRVLNDIRPDVCFLGICSIDIDEGVTGKDYEDAQVKKTMVENAKHVIALSTLEKIGRAENYGICPIRAIDTIITDTDPGHPELLRYAAAGVEIV
- the glyA gene encoding serine hydroxymethyltransferase; protein product: MTRDTLIFDLIDRELDRQENGLELIASENFVSKQVMEAAGSCLTNKYAEGLPGKRYYGGCQVVDQVESIAIERAKKLFGAEWVNVQPHSGAQANAAVMLAVIQPGDKILGFDLSHGGHLTHGSPVNFSGKLYHPLFYGVKKEDGRIDYAKLEEVALAERPKLIIVGASAYSREWDYAFVRSVADKIGALVMADISHPAGLIARGLLQNPLPHCHIVTTTTHKTLRGPRGGMIMMGKDFENPFGLKTPKGETRMMSSVLDMAVFPGTQGGPLEHIIAAKAIAFGEALSDEYLAYVKQVQANAQAMAKAFVAKGYGIISGGTDNHLMLIDLRNKNITGKLAESALEKADITVNKNMVPFDDKSPFVTSGIRVGTAAITTRGFKESEMEQIVELIDQVLTNAEDENNLKEVKEKVISLVSRFPLYK
- the dxs gene encoding 1-deoxy-D-xylulose-5-phosphate synthase; the protein is MEDINGLFLPNINYPADLKQYKEQDLEQIAQELRQYIIDVVSVNGGHFAASLGVVELTVALHYVLNTPYDKLVWDVGHQAYGHKILTGRKDVFHTNRILNGISGFPKISESEYDTFGVGHSSTSISAALGMAVASHYKGETDRQHVAVIGDGAMTAGLAFEGLNHAGIENSNLLVILNDNCMSIDPNVGALKEYLTNITTSKSYNRFREDISQVLFKLSELGPNAHKFVKKIEKSIKGTLLKQSNMFEALNFRYFGPVDGHDVQRLVQVIRDLKDIPGPKLLHCVTLKGKGFALAEKDQTKWHAPGLFDKITGEIKKSVSDKPQPPKYQDVFGHTLVELAEANKKIVGITPAMPSGSSMNIMMKAMPNRAFDVGIAEQHAVTFSAGLATQGLVPFCNIYSSFMQRAYDQVIHDVAIQNLNVIFCLDRAGLAGADGATHHGAYDLAYMRCIPNMTVAAPMNEEELRNLMFTAQQENAGPFSIRYPRGNGVMPDWKRPFKALEIGKGRKICDGEQVAILTIGHVGNFAVAACKELNSEGIHPAHYDMRFVKPIDEALLHDVFKRYKNIVTVEDGCLQGGMGTAVLEFMADHQYSAQVIRLGIPDEFIEHGEQAELWALCGYDTHSIISTIKKIAVGRTTETMAS